One window of Mangrovibacterium diazotrophicum genomic DNA carries:
- a CDS encoding GH39 family glycosyl hydrolase, whose product MKNLQILIFLFSMLAFSNCTNAQQSKPEQKTSQPAISEEVKQYLKQQGIDINAPIVPMLATRETNATVNVNCANSNGEFLHAERYNNFESSGVFVEQRDSDVDFYNKNGLHGTIYRVWFIGNKYYNDTTGKVDIREMSDYLSDACRISDDVMVNCSHLGVVRGWDVSDDEKIERLARILKELKTNFPKIKYIEATNEPDYANEGVTPANYYQYYKIYYKAVNKVNADLNPETPLLVGGPSISQFSLTWLQPFLDAYLEDPSSDKRIDFISFHGYYTKPDAAYILFKDDPSLVKDQRAILNQELASRNISVDIPVFITEMGMYPGPAFDDFTSMKNDHLRQAAGMASILYWYMESKNTYPFNWVMRHRSEGRKDQLVTRTDLGLPFVQTEKFTPYGNMMVMLSKMKDTRVAAEISSEPTEGKGLYSMASLDSSGVAVMVWNYQGKLTEGFKCELNISNLPESLRGKKLTVRNYRIDRNTSNYHANPDNCNLQLVQEGYLNGGKDYSMSLELEPNTLQLVVLEQ is encoded by the coding sequence ATGAAAAACCTACAAATACTAATATTTCTGTTTTCCATGTTGGCTTTTTCAAACTGTACAAATGCTCAACAATCGAAACCAGAACAAAAAACGAGTCAACCAGCAATATCGGAAGAGGTTAAACAATATTTGAAGCAGCAAGGAATTGATATAAATGCACCCATTGTGCCAATGCTCGCAACCCGCGAGACAAATGCAACGGTGAACGTCAATTGTGCGAATTCAAATGGTGAATTCTTGCATGCAGAAAGATATAATAACTTTGAAAGTAGCGGCGTGTTTGTCGAGCAGCGAGATTCAGATGTTGACTTTTACAACAAAAATGGATTACACGGAACGATCTATCGTGTTTGGTTTATTGGGAACAAGTACTACAATGATACGACGGGTAAAGTTGATATTCGTGAAATGTCGGACTACTTATCAGATGCCTGTAGAATCTCGGATGATGTGATGGTCAATTGCAGTCATCTTGGAGTCGTGCGTGGATGGGACGTTAGTGATGATGAAAAAATCGAACGTCTGGCTCGAATTCTGAAGGAATTAAAAACGAACTTCCCTAAGATAAAATATATTGAGGCTACTAATGAACCAGATTATGCCAACGAGGGAGTGACCCCCGCAAACTATTATCAGTATTATAAAATCTATTATAAGGCCGTAAATAAAGTTAATGCAGACTTGAATCCTGAAACCCCATTGTTGGTTGGAGGACCGTCAATTTCACAATTTTCGCTTACATGGCTGCAACCTTTTCTTGATGCCTATCTCGAAGATCCATCGTCCGATAAAAGGATCGATTTTATATCGTTTCATGGGTATTATACAAAACCGGATGCAGCGTATATTCTGTTTAAAGACGATCCTTCACTCGTAAAGGATCAGCGTGCAATCTTGAATCAAGAACTTGCGAGCAGGAATATCAGTGTTGATATTCCCGTATTTATTACAGAAATGGGGATGTACCCAGGCCCGGCTTTCGACGATTTTACTTCCATGAAAAACGATCATCTCCGTCAGGCGGCGGGGATGGCGTCAATCCTGTATTGGTATATGGAAAGTAAAAATACTTACCCTTTCAATTGGGTAATGCGCCATCGCAGTGAAGGTAGGAAGGACCAATTGGTTACAAGGACTGATCTTGGACTACCTTTTGTCCAAACAGAAAAATTCACCCCTTATGGTAATATGATGGTTATGCTTTCTAAAATGAAAGATACGAGGGTCGCTGCGGAGATTTCCTCTGAACCGACAGAAGGGAAAGGGCTGTATTCAATGGCGTCTTTGGATTCTTCAGGTGTTGCTGTGATGGTTTGGAATTATCAAGGTAAATTGACGGAAGGATTTAAATGTGAACTAAATATTTCGAATTTGCCCGAATCATTAAGAGGTAAAAAATTAACGGTTAGAAATTATCGAATCGACCGAAATACGAGCAATTATCATGCAAATCCGGATAATTGCAATCTTCAATTGGTTCAAGAGGGATATCTCAACGGAGGTAAAGATTATAGCATGTCTTTGGAGTTAGAACCAAATACATTACAGCTTGTCGTGCTTGAGCAGTAG
- a CDS encoding beta-glucosidase has translation MKRFKLMIAGLCLLTGNLVPFENMYGQDASNLSQLGKSTIEDVIASMTLEEKAALVVGTGLKMGEKEKNMGFQIPNQPIPGSLADKTKVYVSGAVGRTLEIQRLGVTTIEMVDGPAGPSFGSRTTAYPIAINLSSTWDVDLVCEIGKCMGNEVLEYGLDLLLAPGMNIHRNPLGGRNFEYYSEDPLLSGKIGAAMVTGIQSQGVGTSVKHFVANNQESNRIAVDAVISERALREIYLKGFEIALKESDPWTLMASYNSVNGVTATENYDLLTTIVRNDWGYEGIIMSDWDTGKDPVEQMKAGLNLIMPGPYQDTVIIQAVKSGKLQEEVLDKNIAWILKNTMRSPKFRGYNYSNKPDLDNNAKIARNAGAEGMVLLKNDVNTLPLKDKDKDIALFGNGSYVTNVGGSGSGFVMRAGPTVNIIDGLINSGYSIENVSKQAYTNFIQENTPKQNMMDAIRGRIKRAAEMPVTKEFAEMIADNAEVALITIRRNSGETEDRKIERDFNLTETEVGNIETITKAFHAKAKRVVVVLNVGGVIETTSWKDMPDAILIAWQPGQEAGNAVADIISGRINPSGKLPASFPVKYEDVPSARNFPGSPAYKPEEVVYEEGIYVGYRYYNTYNVETAYPFGYGLSYTEFNYSGLKLSSPKFKNQIEVSIKVSNNGKVAGQEVVQLYISAPKNKLDKPAEELKGFAKTKLLQPGESQTISFNIDGNKLASFYSEKSAWIADAGEYTVKIGASCEDIRLSQKFNLKNDILIEAVSKSLVPKVEINEMKNEL, from the coding sequence ATGAAACGATTCAAATTGATGATAGCCGGTCTTTGTTTGCTTACAGGTAATCTAGTGCCTTTTGAAAACATGTACGGACAAGATGCCTCAAACCTCTCTCAATTGGGGAAATCAACAATTGAAGATGTAATTGCTTCGATGACGCTAGAAGAGAAAGCTGCACTTGTTGTTGGTACTGGTTTAAAAATGGGGGAGAAAGAAAAGAATATGGGTTTTCAGATTCCCAACCAACCGATTCCCGGTAGTTTAGCTGATAAAACAAAGGTTTATGTTTCAGGAGCAGTGGGAAGAACCCTGGAAATACAACGCTTGGGTGTTACAACCATTGAAATGGTTGATGGTCCCGCTGGCCCTAGTTTTGGCTCACGGACAACTGCATATCCGATAGCGATTAACTTGTCCTCAACATGGGACGTCGACCTTGTCTGTGAAATTGGGAAATGTATGGGCAATGAAGTCTTGGAATACGGACTTGATTTATTGCTGGCACCTGGTATGAATATTCATAGAAATCCGTTGGGAGGGCGAAATTTTGAGTATTATTCTGAAGATCCGTTACTCTCCGGCAAAATAGGTGCAGCGATGGTAACCGGAATCCAATCGCAAGGTGTTGGAACTTCGGTTAAGCACTTTGTAGCAAACAATCAGGAATCTAACCGTATAGCGGTAGATGCTGTAATTAGTGAACGGGCTCTCCGTGAAATTTATCTGAAGGGCTTCGAGATTGCATTAAAAGAATCAGATCCTTGGACTCTGATGGCTTCTTATAATTCGGTGAACGGCGTGACAGCAACTGAAAATTACGATTTGCTGACAACTATCGTTAGGAACGATTGGGGATATGAGGGAATAATCATGTCGGATTGGGATACAGGCAAAGATCCTGTCGAACAAATGAAGGCAGGTTTGAACCTGATAATGCCCGGTCCATATCAGGATACGGTAATCATTCAAGCAGTTAAAAGTGGAAAACTGCAAGAAGAAGTGTTGGATAAAAATATCGCATGGATTTTGAAAAATACAATGAGGTCACCAAAATTCAGGGGATACAACTATTCGAATAAACCTGATTTGGACAATAACGCTAAAATAGCCCGCAACGCTGGAGCAGAAGGGATGGTTTTATTGAAAAATGATGTCAACACTCTGCCCTTAAAAGACAAGGACAAAGACATTGCATTGTTTGGAAACGGATCGTATGTTACCAATGTAGGAGGTTCAGGTAGTGGATTTGTAATGCGTGCAGGCCCAACAGTAAATATTATTGATGGCCTGATAAATAGCGGTTATTCGATCGAGAATGTATCTAAACAGGCATATACCAACTTCATCCAAGAAAACACACCCAAGCAAAACATGATGGATGCTATAAGAGGTCGGATAAAAAGAGCAGCAGAGATGCCTGTGACCAAGGAATTTGCAGAGATGATTGCAGATAATGCAGAGGTAGCATTAATAACCATTCGTCGTAATTCAGGCGAAACGGAGGATCGAAAAATTGAAAGAGATTTTAATCTAACGGAAACAGAAGTAGGCAATATTGAAACCATAACGAAAGCTTTTCACGCAAAGGCGAAGAGAGTAGTCGTTGTGTTGAATGTCGGCGGTGTGATTGAAACAACAAGTTGGAAAGATATGCCGGATGCTATTTTAATAGCCTGGCAGCCCGGACAGGAAGCAGGAAATGCTGTCGCAGACATAATAAGTGGAAGAATTAATCCATCGGGAAAGCTTCCTGCTTCATTCCCTGTCAAATATGAAGATGTTCCTTCTGCAAGAAATTTTCCCGGATCACCAGCCTATAAGCCGGAAGAGGTTGTTTATGAAGAAGGTATTTATGTCGGTTATCGATATTACAATACGTACAATGTAGAAACTGCTTACCCCTTTGGGTATGGGCTAAGTTATACCGAGTTTAACTACAGCGGTTTAAAATTGAGCTCTCCAAAATTTAAAAATCAAATTGAGGTCAGTATTAAAGTGAGCAACAACGGTAAAGTGGCTGGTCAAGAGGTTGTTCAGCTGTACATTAGTGCCCCGAAAAATAAACTCGATAAACCAGCTGAAGAGCTCAAAGGTTTCGCAAAAACTAAATTGTTACAACCTGGTGAGTCACAAACTATTTCCTTCAACATCGATGGAAATAAACTGGCGTCTTTTTATTCCGAGAAGTCTGCATGGATAGCTGATGCGGGAGAGTATACTGTGAAAATCGGTGCTTCATGCGAGGATATTAGATTGTCACAAAAATTCAATCTGAAAAATGATATTCTGATTGAGGCGGTAAGCAAGTCACTCGTGCCGAAAGTTGAAATTAACGAAATGAAAAACGAACTGTAA
- a CDS encoding BACON domain-containing protein, whose product MIKIKIILAVLIIFSSACVFTSCSDDDEVIIKATLELETSETIVPYTTGSFTIGVSANNEYTVTVDETGTDWLTYEIIESGDSLKVSYIQNDSTLVRKSRLIIINDDVMRFLYVEQDGFPSSSVTKVDLNYTVTTGGGYTILSVPDEDCDQIPIGSTIVFECGESGSISFLDASYAEFAGGVPVDGTFSFVWTQEIANITAGSGITTGVLRDGFEISGAYALYSKTSLEYTITSGGGYTIFSVTAEECEKIPVGATVNFSCPSDDGSISLLDATYTQYAGGSPVNGKFSFGWTNEIATITAEGGISTGVIRDGFDISSLFFIDMNTDLEYSIVESGGYTIFSVSLEECAKIPIGATVVLECPSDAGTISLLDATYTEYAGGSPVNGEFSFIWTKEIATITAASGITTGILRDGFDVSGMHCHN is encoded by the coding sequence ATGATAAAAATTAAAATAATATTAGCTGTTTTAATAATCTTTTCATCAGCCTGTGTTTTTACCTCATGTAGTGACGATGACGAAGTAATTATTAAGGCCACCCTTGAATTGGAGACATCAGAAACAATAGTTCCGTATACAACCGGAAGCTTTACCATAGGTGTTTCAGCAAATAACGAATATACTGTTACCGTTGATGAGACCGGAACAGATTGGTTAACTTATGAAATAATTGAGAGCGGAGATTCCCTTAAGGTCTCATATATCCAAAACGATAGCACTCTTGTGAGAAAAAGTCGTCTGATTATAATAAATGATGATGTTATGAGATTTTTATATGTGGAGCAGGACGGTTTCCCATCATCGAGTGTAACCAAAGTCGATTTAAATTATACAGTAACTACAGGTGGAGGATATACTATTCTAAGTGTGCCAGACGAAGATTGTGACCAAATTCCAATTGGCTCGACAATCGTTTTTGAATGCGGAGAATCAGGATCAATTTCATTCCTTGATGCAAGCTATGCTGAATTTGCAGGAGGTGTTCCTGTAGATGGAACATTCAGTTTTGTTTGGACCCAGGAGATTGCTAATATAACCGCAGGGAGCGGAATAACAACAGGCGTCCTTCGTGACGGATTTGAGATTTCAGGTGCTTATGCCTTGTATTCGAAAACCAGCCTCGAATACACAATTACTTCCGGAGGAGGGTATACAATATTCTCAGTTACTGCTGAAGAATGTGAGAAAATACCCGTTGGTGCAACGGTTAATTTTTCTTGCCCGAGCGACGATGGATCGATTTCACTACTGGATGCTACATACACTCAATATGCTGGAGGGAGTCCGGTCAACGGCAAATTCAGTTTCGGCTGGACAAATGAGATTGCAACAATTACTGCTGAAGGTGGGATATCGACAGGAGTTATTCGAGACGGTTTTGACATTTCATCCCTATTCTTTATTGACATGAATACAGATCTTGAATATTCGATAGTTGAAAGTGGTGGTTATACTATTTTTTCTGTATCGCTTGAAGAATGTGCTAAAATTCCTATTGGAGCAACAGTTGTTCTTGAATGTCCAAGTGATGCCGGCACCATTTCGTTACTAGATGCAACCTATACCGAATATGCAGGAGGAAGTCCTGTCAACGGAGAGTTTAGCTTTATTTGGACCAAAGAAATAGCTACAATCACTGCGGCCTCAGGAATTACTACAGGCATCCTTCGTGATGGCTTTGATGTAAGCGGCATGCATTGTCACAATTAA
- a CDS encoding RagB/SusD family nutrient uptake outer membrane protein: MRKFNTIVALLVTGLLFTMCNEDLLDIDQQSVANLDSYYANATDADAESLIAYVYADVYNVTGYFWVNLLNSLSDDSPSTGGLYSNINVNASNHTGNQYFTNFYNINYLCNLIIEKLEPDSEVKTQIIGEAYFWRAYAYTNLIRLWGNPPLVDHVLTASELTPENGTTEELWNYVETSLQEAITRLPEKSGLGGQQEIGGRVTLHSAHALLGKAQLLKGDYTGAIASLEKVISSGKYDLIDDFTELYHMSADFCDEYMWEWNVDDNSTASTYMNEGDFRFMRFTWNTANVTVPGGITEQGVSGADLNKDFYDFMVARGEKGKSRYFGTIWDYEDILQRFVDLDLATDAEDAVSKFWKTDASMINCQGYFRSKMLAWSDEVVPDSREAGLPYTYTNWPGMRYAEVLLLYSEACTESGTKISEGLAALNQVRVRAGLSALGSLDLQDVKDEKRAELAFEGERYLDLIRWGDAPTALANRGITTYTFYGYVSGTSDYDVDAEDFAGASGFQSGRDELFPYPYSETLLNPNLVQNNGW; the protein is encoded by the coding sequence ATGAGAAAATTCAATACAATAGTAGCACTACTGGTTACCGGGTTGTTATTTACCATGTGTAACGAGGATCTTTTGGATATTGATCAGCAAAGTGTTGCCAACTTAGACAGTTATTATGCAAATGCGACTGACGCCGATGCGGAATCTCTAATCGCATATGTCTATGCAGATGTGTATAATGTAACCGGATATTTTTGGGTGAACTTGTTAAACTCCTTGTCTGATGATTCCCCTTCAACAGGCGGACTCTACTCTAACATTAATGTTAATGCGTCAAATCATACAGGCAACCAGTATTTTACGAACTTTTACAATATCAATTATCTCTGTAACCTGATAATTGAAAAGCTGGAACCAGATTCAGAAGTTAAGACGCAGATTATTGGTGAAGCATACTTTTGGAGAGCATATGCCTATACTAACCTAATCCGCTTATGGGGTAACCCTCCATTGGTAGATCATGTTTTGACCGCTAGTGAATTGACTCCTGAGAATGGAACTACGGAAGAGCTGTGGAATTATGTAGAAACAAGTTTGCAAGAGGCAATCACCAGGCTGCCTGAAAAATCAGGACTTGGTGGTCAACAGGAGATTGGAGGCCGGGTAACCTTGCATTCTGCTCATGCACTTTTGGGTAAAGCACAATTACTTAAAGGAGATTATACCGGTGCAATAGCAAGTCTGGAAAAGGTTATTAGCTCGGGGAAATATGACTTGATAGATGATTTTACGGAGTTGTACCATATGTCTGCAGATTTTTGTGATGAATATATGTGGGAGTGGAATGTTGACGATAACTCCACGGCAAGCACTTATATGAATGAAGGAGACTTCAGATTTATGAGATTTACTTGGAATACTGCCAATGTTACGGTTCCTGGAGGTATTACGGAGCAGGGGGTAAGCGGAGCTGACCTGAATAAGGACTTTTATGACTTTATGGTTGCCAGGGGCGAAAAAGGAAAATCTCGCTACTTCGGGACTATTTGGGATTATGAAGATATTCTGCAGAGATTCGTTGATCTTGATTTAGCCACTGACGCAGAAGACGCAGTTTCTAAATTTTGGAAGACGGATGCATCGATGATTAATTGTCAGGGATATTTCAGAAGTAAGATGCTTGCCTGGTCCGACGAAGTGGTGCCTGATTCAAGAGAAGCTGGGCTACCTTATACCTATACCAATTGGCCGGGAATGAGATATGCAGAAGTACTTTTACTCTATTCCGAAGCATGTACTGAATCAGGAACAAAAATCTCCGAAGGATTGGCAGCACTGAATCAGGTTCGTGTCCGTGCCGGCCTTAGTGCGCTGGGATCTTTGGATCTTCAGGACGTAAAAGATGAAAAGAGAGCAGAACTTGCCTTTGAGGGAGAACGTTATTTGGATCTTATACGTTGGGGGGATGCACCCACAGCACTCGCAAACCGAGGAATTACAACCTATACTTTTTACGGATATGTTTCGGGAACAAGCGACTACGATGTCGATGCAGAGGATTTTGCAGGAGCTTCGGGTTTTCAATCAGGGCGTGATGAGCTTTTCCCTTATCCGTATTCCGAAACCCTTCTTAATCCCAACTTGGTACAAAATAATGGTTGGTAA
- a CDS encoding TonB-dependent receptor, which translates to MKKNVLFEAFTAKKPGRILFLLFICTILSLNVMAQEIKSVTIDNDNISIKELLREVERQSGCAFFYNNSDIDVNKQVSVKVSNQSVENLLREILPDDLTFKVNGKIITILKRGDSSNQENLSKNISVKGTITDGVGDPLPGATIILEGTTIGTISDANGKFNLSNIPGAGRLFVKFIGYNDQLVLVEGRKEINIVLDEEINELDEVVAIGYGTQKKSNVTGAIASVKAEALENRSTGDVGRAIQGKVAGVQIMALSGAPGSGTSFRIRGYSSNGLSNPLFIVDGLKVDNIDFLDPENIGSIEILKDAASGAIYGTEAGNGVVLITTKTGKRGTSRVFYNTQFGIQSMTNKVDMMDADEFKQFWSDAGVSQGAFQSANTDWQNEVFENGETQSHIIGFEGGNDDGLFFASVKYSKNDGMVVGDKDVNKRYIGQLNASYKINDWIKVGTTNSIEHSTTISVSQNAYNSVNSVIGSAYFFDPTVPTFYENDADAPTENGYNLLEAEAAGYNVLRNDKNQLYGTSRFIIEPQNPLGMIHNSDNLKRNSSLGGTLYAELTPFQNFSFTSRLGYGLGSTHTKTYREPYWWSATKYLINPALSESMYQSTYYQWENFANYSFSRGNSEFTTMAGMQYTQNLMEYMSASTDELVSTLPNFHNLDSSFTDANDAIGGSSDKTSNISYFGRLGWSYADRYILQANFRADAYDASRLSKSNRWGYFPSVSAGWVVSNENFMQEKNQDILSYLKIRGSWGINGNVNSLSNYRYTTYVTLASDYYNFNDALIAGSAPSDVLPNEDLTWEESKQYDIGADVRFFSDRLSFSFDYYNKITTNLLTEMTAPAVSGTSSQWVNLGKIKNSGLEFELDWKDRIGKFSYGIQGNISTLHNEVLESPYEEGRYPGGGGFFTEATYFEVGYPIWYLRTNIIDHIDYLTGQPIYKTSEELGTDDGKDYVGSSIPDYTYGITLTAEYKNFDLKVFGSGVQGSKLFWAIARLDQPKGNLPTAITKDHWSMDNIDGVHPAPSLWNNTTSLYYYGSSNDFVFNSSYFKIKQIQLGYTFPRKLISKLKMSSLRAYLSMDNFFTFTKYPGNDPEVMSGLSKGDEPRSSNGMSQGGGMGVDRVRYPAMKQVLFGLNVSF; encoded by the coding sequence AGTTATTGCGGGAAGTCGAAAGGCAGAGTGGTTGTGCTTTTTTTTATAACAATAGTGACATCGATGTCAATAAGCAAGTGTCAGTCAAAGTTAGTAACCAGTCCGTAGAGAACTTGCTTAGAGAGATTTTACCTGATGATCTAACCTTTAAAGTAAACGGCAAAATAATTACGATTTTAAAGAGGGGAGATAGTTCTAACCAAGAGAACCTTTCAAAGAACATCTCAGTTAAAGGGACGATCACAGACGGCGTAGGAGATCCGTTGCCAGGTGCGACGATTATTTTAGAGGGGACGACTATAGGAACAATTTCAGATGCCAATGGGAAGTTTAATTTAAGCAATATTCCAGGTGCGGGGCGGTTATTCGTAAAGTTCATTGGGTATAATGATCAATTGGTCTTAGTTGAAGGTCGAAAAGAAATAAATATTGTTCTTGATGAAGAAATTAATGAACTAGATGAAGTTGTTGCCATTGGATATGGTACACAAAAGAAAAGTAATGTCACGGGAGCGATCGCATCGGTAAAAGCAGAAGCTTTGGAAAATAGGTCAACAGGTGATGTTGGACGTGCGATTCAAGGTAAAGTTGCTGGAGTTCAGATTATGGCTTTGAGTGGAGCTCCTGGATCAGGTACAAGCTTTCGAATCAGGGGGTATTCAAGTAATGGTTTATCTAATCCTTTATTTATTGTTGATGGATTAAAAGTAGATAATATTGATTTCCTTGATCCTGAAAATATCGGATCTATCGAAATATTAAAAGATGCTGCATCCGGTGCAATCTACGGAACCGAAGCAGGTAATGGTGTTGTACTCATAACAACTAAAACCGGTAAAAGGGGAACAAGTCGTGTTTTCTATAATACGCAGTTTGGCATTCAATCTATGACAAATAAGGTTGACATGATGGATGCGGATGAATTTAAACAGTTTTGGTCGGATGCAGGTGTTTCTCAAGGTGCTTTTCAAAGTGCTAATACAGATTGGCAGAACGAAGTTTTTGAAAATGGAGAAACACAAAGTCATATAATAGGATTTGAGGGAGGTAACGATGATGGTTTGTTTTTCGCATCTGTTAAATACAGTAAAAACGACGGTATGGTTGTTGGCGATAAGGATGTCAACAAAAGATACATTGGACAGTTAAACGCTTCCTACAAAATAAATGATTGGATAAAGGTAGGGACAACAAACTCCATTGAGCACAGCACTACGATATCAGTATCTCAAAATGCCTATAATTCTGTTAATAGTGTAATCGGAAGTGCCTATTTTTTCGATCCGACTGTACCCACTTTCTATGAAAATGATGCCGACGCACCTACGGAAAACGGCTACAACTTGTTGGAAGCGGAAGCCGCAGGTTATAACGTTCTTCGAAATGACAAGAACCAACTTTACGGTACTTCCCGGTTTATTATAGAACCACAGAATCCCTTGGGGATGATACATAACTCCGATAATTTGAAGCGAAATTCTTCATTAGGCGGCACACTTTATGCAGAATTGACTCCTTTTCAAAATTTCTCTTTTACCTCAAGATTGGGGTATGGACTGGGATCTACACATACAAAAACCTATCGGGAGCCTTATTGGTGGAGTGCAACAAAATACCTTATAAATCCAGCGCTCAGCGAGAGCATGTATCAATCCACTTATTACCAATGGGAAAATTTTGCGAATTACAGTTTCTCCAGAGGCAATAGTGAATTCACGACCATGGCAGGTATGCAGTATACTCAGAATCTTATGGAATACATGTCGGCAAGTACGGACGAATTAGTTAGTACTTTACCGAATTTCCATAATTTAGACAGTTCATTTACAGATGCAAATGATGCTATTGGTGGAAGTTCCGATAAAACGAGCAATATATCTTACTTTGGGCGACTTGGATGGAGTTATGCGGATCGATACATTCTTCAGGCTAACTTCCGAGCGGATGCTTATGATGCTTCCAGACTTTCGAAATCTAATCGTTGGGGATATTTCCCTTCAGTGTCTGCCGGCTGGGTTGTTTCGAATGAAAATTTCATGCAGGAAAAGAATCAGGACATACTTTCCTATTTAAAAATTCGCGGTTCATGGGGGATAAACGGTAACGTTAATTCACTTAGTAATTACAGGTACACAACATATGTCACTCTAGCAAGTGATTATTATAACTTTAATGATGCGCTTATAGCCGGATCTGCACCATCAGATGTTCTTCCAAATGAGGATTTAACCTGGGAAGAGTCTAAACAGTATGACATTGGTGCTGATGTTAGATTCTTTAGCGATCGTTTGTCTTTTTCATTCGACTATTACAACAAAATAACAACGAATTTACTTACCGAGATGACTGCTCCTGCAGTTTCCGGAACTTCAAGCCAATGGGTGAATCTCGGTAAAATAAAAAACTCAGGTTTGGAATTTGAACTCGATTGGAAAGATCGAATTGGTAAATTTAGCTATGGAATACAAGGAAATATTTCCACACTTCATAATGAGGTTTTGGAAAGTCCTTATGAAGAAGGTCGTTACCCTGGAGGTGGTGGTTTTTTCACAGAAGCTACCTATTTTGAAGTTGGTTATCCGATATGGTACCTCAGAACAAATATTATCGACCACATCGACTATTTGACCGGTCAGCCAATTTATAAGACAAGTGAGGAACTCGGGACAGATGATGGAAAAGATTATGTCGGATCAAGCATTCCAGACTATACATACGGAATAACGTTAACTGCAGAATATAAGAACTTCGATTTGAAAGTTTTTGGTTCTGGTGTTCAAGGATCAAAACTGTTTTGGGCTATAGCACGTTTGGACCAACCCAAAGGCAATTTACCGACAGCAATTACGAAAGATCACTGGTCGATGGATAACATTGACGGAGTACACCCCGCTCCAAGTTTATGGAATAATACGACGAGCTTATATTATTACGGCTCATCGAATGACTTCGTATTTAATTCATCATATTTTAAGATTAAGCAAATACAGCTGGGCTATACCTTCCCAAGGAAGTTGATCTCTAAACTAAAGATGTCGTCACTTCGAGCTTATTTGTCAATGGATAATTTCTTCACGTTTACGAAATATCCAGGTAATGATCCTGAAGTTATGTCTGGCCTTTCAAAAGGAGATGAACCAAGAAGTTCAAACGGTATGTCTCAAGGTGGAGGAATGGGAGTTGACAGGGTGCGCTATCCTGCAATGAAACAGGTGTTATTTGGTCTTAATGTATCATTCTAA